TATTACTTCTAATGCGGGCGGACTGCCCGAACTTAATATTCAGGGAGTGACCGGATTTATGAGCAACATAGGTGACATTCAGGATATGGTCAAAAATGCTGCTTTCATTTTACAGGAAGAAAATCTGCCGCGTTTCAAGGAAAACGCGTTGGCAAGGGCAAAAGAATTTGATCTGACCAATATTCTGCCTCAATACGAAGCCTACTATGAACGCGTAGTATCCGAAAGCAGAGAAGCGCAGGAAAGAGAATTGAAGGTAGTAGGATAAAAAGAATTTCTTACCTTTCGCCCGCTGTTTATCATTCGTCACCAACTAAAAACAATGAGAAAAAATTTACTGCTGATTGCGCTGTTTGCTTTTTCGTTGACTGCCTGTACCCGTTATTTTGTTGCCAAGCCCGTACAACTCCGCGCCATTGCTGTCAGTGATACGTCGGCTGCTCCGACCGGGCTGCTGTCAGAACAGATTGCTTCGTATCTCCAACCTTATCACGATAGTTTGGAAGCCCGCATGACGGCGGTGTTGGTAAAATCGCCGCGCAGACTTACCAAAGGCGTTCCTGAATCGGAGTTGGGAAATCTGATGGCGGATATGCTTCGGGAAATGGGACAGGAGCGCTTGGGAAAACCTGTAGACGTGGCCATTACCAACAACGGAGGTATTCGTACTGACTTTCCGGCGGGCAATGTGACATTGGGCAACGTATACGAAGTAATGCCTTTTGACAATGAATTGGTGGCCATCACGCTGTCCGGCCCAACCATGCAAAAGGTCATTGAGTATCTGGCCCAACGTAAAGAGCCGCAATCGGGTCTGAAATTGGTCATCGACAAAGCAACCAATAAACCGCTGGAGGTCTCCATCGGTGGCAAACCGCTTGATCTTAACAAAACCTATACCCTTATCACCAGTGACTACATGGCCGTAAGCAGCGATATGGCGGCCATCGTCAAAACCAATCAGGGATTTGAGGTGCTGCATTATCTGATGCGCGATGCCATTGCCGACTATTTGCGGCGAAAAGGCCAACAAAATCAGGAACTTGACCCCAAAAAGGACGGGCGGACCAGCGTACAATAACCTAAAATCATGAAAAGAAGACTATTTCTCAAAAACATATTGGGGACCGGCGGTGCGATTGCCTTAGGACAATGGCCGTTGGAAACGTGGGCGGCTACCAATGCACCATCCCTGAAGGTGACCATTTTGCATACCAACGACCAACACAGTCGGTTGGAGCCTTTTCCCAAAACAGATCGTTTGGCAGGAAGGGGGGGAGTGGTCAACCGGGCGCGTATCCTGAGTAAGATCAGGGCAGAAGAAGCCAACGTCCTGCTGTTTGATGCGGGCGATATTTTTCAGGGAACTCCTTATTTTAATTTCTATAAAGGTCGCCCCGAAATCGAATTGATGAGCCGAATGGGTTACGACGCCGTTACGATGGGAAACCATGATTTTGACGGCGGCCTGGACTTATACGTAAAGCAGATCAAAGACTACGCTAAGTTTCCGGTGTTGGTGGCCAATTATGACTTCAAAGGAACCGCAATGGAAGGTTTGGCGCAGCCCTATAAGATCTTTACGGTACAGGGTGTAAAGATTGGAGTGTTTGGCTTGGGCATTGACCCTAAAGGGCTGATCCCGGAAAAGCTGTTTGGCGGTACCAAATACCTTGATCCCATCAAGACCGCCAACGAAACGGCCGCTTTCCTGCGCAACGAAAAAAAATGCAGTCTGGTGGTTT
Above is a window of Runella slithyformis DSM 19594 DNA encoding:
- a CDS encoding 5'-nucleotidase C-terminal domain-containing protein gives rise to the protein MRKNLLLIALFAFSLTACTRYFVAKPVQLRAIAVSDTSAAPTGLLSEQIASYLQPYHDSLEARMTAVLVKSPRRLTKGVPESELGNLMADMLREMGQERLGKPVDVAITNNGGIRTDFPAGNVTLGNVYEVMPFDNELVAITLSGPTMQKVIEYLAQRKEPQSGLKLVIDKATNKPLEVSIGGKPLDLNKTYTLITSDYMAVSSDMAAIVKTNQGFEVLHYLMRDAIADYLRRKGQQNQELDPKKDGRTSVQ
- a CDS encoding bifunctional metallophosphatase/5'-nucleotidase — translated: MKRRLFLKNILGTGGAIALGQWPLETWAATNAPSLKVTILHTNDQHSRLEPFPKTDRLAGRGGVVNRARILSKIRAEEANVLLFDAGDIFQGTPYFNFYKGRPEIELMSRMGYDAVTMGNHDFDGGLDLYVKQIKDYAKFPVLVANYDFKGTAMEGLAQPYKIFTVQGVKIGVFGLGIDPKGLIPEKLFGGTKYLDPIKTANETAAFLRNEKKCSLVVCLSHLGYKMSEGEVSDLIMAPQTKDIDLIIGGHTHTFLNEPTALKNLAGKPVLVNQAGWGGASLGRLDFTFDRVSRQVFYTSQEVAVQ